Proteins from one Aspergillus nidulans FGSC A4 chromosome VIII genomic window:
- a CDS encoding protein tilA (transcript_id=CADANIAT00001755): protein MGFLRRRSMMQALLLTIIFSAYAYGANVKTTGQMVSFQVNLTWSDYQPAGIPRKMILANGQFPAPALRLKQGDDVEFLVNNEMPFSTTVHFHGIEQQGTPWSDGVPGLSQRPIPPGESFLYKWRATNYGSYFYHAHSRGQQEDGLYGAIHILADDSIERPFALISEDEQEIQSMRRAESESIPIMLSDVRSLTSAEIWDAEKAMGRDALCANALLVNGKGSVTCLGQQTIDEYTSVAQRGVLGNQSLTDIGCLPPDNLLAQGPWSHNLSAIPPTVFSDCIPSHGLTERFYPDATNRYASFDLVSAALVSTITFSIDEHPMYVYAIDGSYINPIEADGITITNGARYSVLVKLDKPRGDYTIRVVNTGLNQILHGNALMTYHNGIGPIQQHPSTPSIDLVGTPTSNHTLLNESMIIPFAAQDVSRVDVAQTLTLTLERYNASYTWTMGDSSFPLQLEEESPLLFYPQTASKNFTATSKNGTWVDVVFDVANAIQPPHPIHKHSNKFYVLGGGNGKWNYTSVAEAAKHMPESFNFETPQIRDTFATLPAATGPTWLALRYHVVNPGPFLLHCHIQIHQSGGMALALLDGIDEWPEIPEEYQLA, encoded by the exons ATGGGTTTTCTACGCCGTCGCTCGATGATGCAGGCCCTCCTGCTCACCATAATATTCTCTGCCTATGCCTATGGTGCAAATGTGAAAACAACAGGGCAAATGGTTTCTTTCCAAGTCAATCTAACTTGGAGCGATTATCAGCCTGCTGGGATTCCCCGAAAGATGATCCTGGCTAACGGCCAGTTCCCAGCGCCGGCGTTGAGATTGAAGCAGGGAGACGATGTCGAATTCTTGGTCAACAATGAGATGCCTTTCTCCACTACTGTTCACTTTCATG GCATTGAGCAGCAGGGTACCCCCTGGTCCGACGGTGTTCCCGGTCTTTCGCAACGGCCCATTCCTCCCGGTGAATCGTTCCTTTATAAATGGCGAGCAACGAACTATGGAAGCTACTTTTACCACGCTCACAGCCGGGGTCAGCAGGAAGATGGTCTTTACGGAGCGATTCATATTCTGGCTGATGATTCGATTGAAAGACCATTTGCTTTGATATcagaggatgaacaggagATTCAGTCTATGAGAAGGGCTGAGAGCGAATCTATCCCTATCATGCTGTCGGATGTGCGGAGCCTCACCTCGGCGGAAatctgggatgctgaaaAGGCCATGGGACGTGATGCGCTGTGTGCAAATGCTTTGCTGGTGAACGGCAAGGGGTCCGTGACCTGCCTAGGACAGCAGACCATTGATGAGTACACCTCCGTTGCGCAAAGGGGTGTTTTGGGAAACCAGAGCTTGACTGACATAGG ATGTCTTCCGCCAGACAACCTTTTGGCGCAGGGTCCATGGTCACACAACCTCAGCGCCATTCCTCCAACGGTAttttctgattgtatcccaAGCCATGGTCTAACAGAACGGTTCTACCCGGACGCTACCAATCGATACGCCAGCTTCGACTTGGTTAGTGCGGCGTTAGTTTCGACGATCACCTTTTCAATTGATGAGCATCCCATGTATGTCTATGCTATCGACGGAAGTTACATCAACCCCATCGAAGCCGACGGAATCACCATAACGAACGGAGCTAGGTATTCAGTGCTAGTGAAGCTCGACAAACCAAGAGGGGACTACACAATTCGCGTGGTAAACACGGGTCTCAACCAAATATTGCACGGCAATGCGCTGATGACTTACCATAACGGAATTGGTCCAATTCAACAACacccatcaactccatctaTAGACCTCGTTGGTACACCTACATCAAATCACACCCTGTTGAACGAATCTATGATTATCCCGTTCGCTGCCCAGGACGTGAGTCGAGTAGATGTCGCTCAAACACTTACCTTGACGCTCGAGCGCTACAATGCTTCGTACACCTGGACTATGGGAGACTCAAGCTTTCCTCTACAGCTAGAAGAAGAATCACCGCTCCTGTTCTACCCCCAAACAGCATCCAAAAACTTCACTGCTACCAGTAAGAATGGCACATGGGTCGACGTGGTTTTTGACGTTGCGAACGCCATCCAGCCCCCTCATCCTATCCACAAACACTCTAACAAATTCTACGTTCTCGGCGGAGGCAATGGAAAATGGAACTACACCTCCGTGGCCGAAGCAGCAAAGCATATGCCTGAGAGCTTCAACTTCGAAACACCCCAGATTCGAGATACCTTCGCcactcttcctgctgctACTGGTCCGACATGGTTGGCCCTTAGGTACCATGTCGTCAACCCTGGGCCGTTCCTGTTGCATTGCCACATTCAAATTCACCAAAGCGGAGGCATGGCATTGGCTTTGCTAGACGGGATTGACGAATGGCCTGAAATTCCGGAGGAATATCAGCTTGCGTGA
- a CDS encoding uncharacterized protein (transcript_id=CADANIAT00001756), producing MPYDFPPPQPLYPHVPFAADRGSEGPFRRPVHHGYQEFQTRLFLDEYRFPGSQQTYQPPHLEAGIQTPLAHPWEGENAYELEGPPVAQNIQLRGDAPEFVPGWKPSVTEESESKPKEPCWLIPYQCLCLFYLRTVYIKQNLALESIQTQTEAQAPQLRSTVWVLILPSKHH from the exons ATGCCCTATGACTTTCCACCTCCGCAGCCGCTCTACCCTCACGTGCCTTTTGCGGCAGATCGAGGCTCTGAAGGCCCGTTCAGGAGACCGGTGCATCATGGATATCAAGAATTTCAGACTAGACTGTTTCTGGACGAATATCGATTTCCCGGTTCTCAACAG ACCTACCAGCCGCCCCATCTAGAGGCTGGTATTCAAACTCCACTCGCGCACCCttgggaaggagagaatgcATACGAACTGGAAGGGCCGCCAGTTGCTCAGAACATTCAGCTCCGGGGAGACGCGCCGGAGTTTGTTCCAGGCTGGAAACCCTCAGTCACCGAGGAATCTGAGTCAAAGCCCAAGGAGCCCTGCTGGCTTATC CCTTACCAATGCCTCTGCTTATTTTACCTTCGAACCGTATATATTAAGCAAA ACCTGGCCCTTGAATCTATTCAGACACAGActgaagctcaagctcctcAATTAAGATCCACCGTGTGGGTCCTAATCCTTCCTAGCAAACATCACTGA
- a CDS encoding uncharacterized protein (transcript_id=CADANIAT00001757): MSEAGCCSEEGHVAVTQSTVNGGGSADTATRTVEYNEDENRGANTLNIKLQISLVNRHTQPHFPAAQVSPTLCLSIIAVKSNQDSNTSLDTKAYGNPDTEPSSRGDENCTNSSIPRGASLKPAANSSSVKGVRSSSLIPVPIQRRSAEQLGATLQKRQSETCFSGARLVEKPRGPRPRPPSEQTTLVHESTEGMERKPGLTPPSASSSTVSSWDFRDIGDPERPPTVFTGEHRTRVLGTPGHRSPGPTLKIASSAEDVIMGGASGEASKKVDAQPSTPSLFQRLDKLTPNTPKDTNKIGDTALESVETPHSKGSGGNSQGSTPSTRKLCRPQLPLDSIQKRDISGKEMSISRKTVNKPSLSSLFSPSSRSLRPVDEPIVPKIPERYHTDPETGIRQVPSKMAESETPVKVASEFKDTTKSEPESTPMPVTAIKVSAMSPHPPRTSSLQALTNIPICSGSASSSAVTGEASTVATNLRRNVTFNDIAPFASHVENLSQSPDKSRLFESRSNHLLGSFRNIFRSRSGTAEKERVRKVDVDAPITLTENQAPSTEGSAAKDYHLHNNLEKGLKLKPKHTRLSSGVSWNRSSRNPKNAESPTTPTPSVPRLLAPPHRDSEGNIPSFARPTRSTRIKANSGSKEQASGTLQGHGRRSHVRTASTGSPQRLTHGSRRTTGNLLMLSTQKRAIQSPSSVSGRTVGVLDLSIGCTQPKNLDAFRACLETLCKKVGEALTSQERDRHLRLALSLQQQLADYQGIEKAALDTETLAKEKLLERQVAEEALNTSLAEVQSQIEMD, from the exons ATGTCTGAAGCAGGATGCTGTTCCGAAGAAGGCCACGTCGCTGTCACTCAATCAACCGTTAATGGCGGTGGCAGCGCAGACACTGCTA CCAGGACTGTAGAGTAcaacgaggacgagaacCGGGGTGCTAACACGCTCAATATAAAGCTGCAAATCAGCCTAGTCAACAGGCACACACAACCACACTTTCCAGCTGCTCAAGTGAGCCCAACCTTATGTCTATCCATTATTGCGGTCAAGAGCAACCAA GACAGTAACACGTCGCTGGATACCAAAGCGTACGGTAACCCTGACACAGAACCTTCATCAAGAGGCGATGAAAATTGCACGAACTCTTCCATTCCTCGAGGAGCTAGTTTGAAGCCAGCAGCAAATTCGTCGTCGGTAAAGGGAGTCCGGAGCAGCAGTCTTATACCCGTGCCAATTCAGAGGCGGAGCGCCGAACAGCTCGGTGCCACTTTACAGAAAAGGCAGAGTGAGACTTGTTTTTCAGGTGCTCGGCTAGTTGAGAAGCCTCGTGGAcctcgtcctcgacctcCGTCGGAGCAGACCACTCTAGTCCATGAGTCAACTGAAGGAATGGAACGGAAACCTGGACTAACACCTCCATCcgcatcttcttcgactgTCAGCAGTTGGGACTTCAGGGATATCGGCGATCCCGAGAGGCCGCCGACTGTTTTTACTGGCGAACACCGTACACGGGTGCTAGGAACTCCAGGTCATCGTTCCCCAGGGCCTACTCTAAAAATCGCTTCATCTGCCGAAGACGTGATTATGGGAGGAGCGTCTGGAGAAGCGTCAAAAAAAGTCGATGCTCAGCCCTCTACCCCTTCTTTGTTTCAACGCCTGGATAAGCTTACGCCCAACACCCCAAAGGATACCAACAAAATCGGAGACACTGCCCTCGAATCGGTGGAAACACCACATTCCAAGGGAAGTGGTGGCAATAGTCAAGGAAGTACTCCGTCTACCCGGAAGCTTTGCCGTCCTCAGCTTCCGCTTGATAGCATTCAAAAAAGGGACATCAGTGGGAAAGAGATGTCCATTTCACGAAAGACAGTCAACAAGCCCAGCCTGAGTAGCCTTTTTTCACCAAGTTCGAGAAGCTTGCGACCTGTGGACGAGCCTATTGTGCCGAAGATACCAGAACGGTACCACACTGATCCAGAAACAGGAATTCGCCAGGTTCCTAGCAAGATGGCTGAGTCAGAGACTCCAGTGAAGGTCGCGTCGGAGTTTAAAGACACGACCAAATCTGAACCTGAGAGCACGCCAATGCCTGTGACTGCCATTAAAGTTAGTGCAATGAGCCCACATCCTCCTCGAACCTCTTCACTTCAGGCTTTAACCAACATCCCAATCTGTTCTGGCTCAGCGTCCAGCTCTGCTGTCACCGGGGAAGCTTCTACAGTGGCCACGAATTTGCGAAGGAACGTCACATTCAATGATATCGCGCCTTTCGCTTCGCACGTGGAGAATCTGAGTCAGAGCCCTGACAAGTCTAGGCTTTTTGAGTCGAGAAGCAACCATCTTCTGGGCAGCTTCCGCAATATATTTCGTTCTCGGAGCGGCACTGCTGAAAAGGAGCGTGTCAGAAAGGTAGATGTCGATGCACCAATCACTTTGACCGAAAACCAAGCCCCTAGCACTGAGGGGAGTGCGGCAAAAGATTATCATCTCCATAACAATCTTGAAAAGGGTCTTAAACTGAAGCCGAAGCACACCCGACTCTCCAGTGGAGTAAGCTGGAACAGAAGCTCCCGTAACCCTAAGAACGCGGAGTCGCCTACTACTCCAACCCCATCAGTTCCCCGTCTGCTTGCGCCTCCACACCGCGATTCTGAGGGAAACATACCATCATTCGCTCGTCCCACAAGGTCAACCCGTATAAAGGCAAATTCCGGCTCGAAGGAACAGGCTTCAGGTACTCTGCAGGGCCATGGACGCAGATCTCATGTGCGTACGGCTTCAACTGGCAGCCCCCAACGTTTGACCCATGGGTCCAGGCGCACCACCGGTAACTTATTGATGCTCTCTACTCAGAAGAGAGCAATCCAGTCCCCATCTTCTGTATCCGGAAGGACGGTGGGAGTCTTGGATCTGTCGATCGGCTGCACACAACCGAAGAACCTGGACGCCTTCCGCGCCTGCTTGGAAACCCTTTGCAAAAAGGTTGGCGAAGCACTTACCTCGCAGGAAAGAGACAGGCATCTTCGC CTTGCCCTTAGTCTGCAACAACAGCTCGCTGACTACCAAGGCATTGAGAAGGCCGCTTTGGATACCGAGACTTTAGCAAAAGAGAAGCTCTTGGAGAGACAAGTTGCAGAGGAAGCCCTTAATACGAGTCTAGCTGAAGTGCAGTCCCAAATTGAGATGGACTAA
- a CDS encoding uncharacterized protein (transcript_id=CADANIAT00001759), with the protein MEHKEPLRGSCMCGRNQYLIRIPDNATDHARVYFDTGRDNRKSYGTPLTAWLRVPLDWYESYTQSFFPDETHGSIRRIFTPHHAPHTQRVFCGFCGSPLTYWSENPREEADFMSVTIGSLYGDDQRILEDLHLLPRWEESESPDISPPAAEQSPTTLVADAPTSQSTVVVPPGVFTEGLSRTVRHGNTNGIPWFEEMIEGSGLGRLMKARYGAGVSGDRSTTIEWEVSDWTITSELGSPSSQSGGKRKLEELHND; encoded by the exons ATGGAGCACAAAGAGCCTCTGCGCGGCTCTTGCATGTGTGGACGAAATCAATACCTCATTAGAATCCCTGACAATGCCACTGATCACGCCCGGGTCTACTTCGACACCGGCCGGGACAACC GGAAGTCGTATGGTACACCATTAACCGCATGGCTCCGAGTTCCTCTGGACTGGTATGAATCCTATACCCAATCTTTCTTCCCCGACGAGACGCATGGTAGCATCCGCCGCATCTTCACTCCGCACCATGCGCCGCACACGCAAAGGGTGTTTTGCGGCTTCTGTGGGTCGCCCCTCACATACTGGAGTGAGAATCCGCGGGAAGAAGCTGATTTCATGTCTGTGACTATTGGGAGTCTTTACGGTGACGACCAGCGAATCCTGGAGGActtgcatcttcttccgcggtGGGAAGAGTCCGAGTCGCCAGATATATCTCCGCCAGCGGCAGAACAGTCACCCACTACTTTGGTCGCGGATGCTCCTACTTCTCAATCGACCGTCGTTGTGCCACCTGGTGTCTTCACCGAGGGTCTCTCTCGGACTGTCAGGCATGGAAACACGAACGGGATCCCCTGGTTTGAGGAAATGATCGAAGGCAGTGGGCTCGGCAGGCTGATGAAGGCAAGATACGGCGCCGGTGTGAGTGGTGATCGATCGACCACTATAGAATGGGAAGTTAGTGATTGGACAATCACATCGGAATTGGGGAGCCCGTCTAGTCAATCTGGCGGGAAAAGAAAAC ttgaagagctgcaCAATGACTGA
- a CDS encoding uncharacterized protein (transcript_id=CADANIAT00001758), translated as MRLVGEERLGIGFIPVQRNSEPCDPPLFCYARYSPPVSRSAGNMPSAQPPHILASSSEPLYSPIAASGSTNAEDRHDRSSSTPTNSSRQGGERDKPRLTEQEKKNNHIASEQKRRAAIREGFDRLTELVPGLEGQGRSESIVLKKTVDFIHAQLQERKNLITEIERRGGRVSDDMRP; from the exons ATGCGTCTCGTCGGGGAAGAAAGATTGGGTATAGGATTCATACCAGTCCAGAGGAACTCGGAGCCATGCG ACCCGCCCCTCTTTTGCTACGCTCGCTATTCACCCCCGGTTTCGAGAAGTGCAGGCAACATGCCCTCCGCGCAGCCTCCACATATCCTCGCAAGCTCCTCTGAGCCCTTGTACTCCCCCATCGCAGCTAGCGGATCAACAAATGCAGAAGACCGGCATGATCGCTCTTCATCTACCCCCACCAATTCGTCCCGACAAGGCGGCGAGAGGGACAAACCTCGTTTGACGGAGcaagagaaaaagaacaaCCACATTGCCTCAGAGCAGAAGCGACGCGCGGCGATCCGTGAAGGGTTTGATCGACTTACGGAGCTTGttcctggcttggagggCCAAGGACGAAGCGAGAGCATCGTCCTAAAGAAGACTGTTGATTTTATCCATgcccagctccaagagcgCAAGAACCTTATCACTGAAATCGAACGCAGAGGGGGTCGTGTCAGTGACGATATGCGACCCTAA
- a CDS encoding nucleotide diphosphatase (transcript_id=CADANIAT00001760), giving the protein MSEKEGPLLSGTNPTEPPPSYESTTQTPKRLPPPPPLSLPFLQTLRTRRVILASQSPRRRQIIAYLGLPHVEVVPSNFAEDLSHELQPIEYVLATATQKAQDVYAREIVNEEKGEPALILAADTIVVEPQSGAILEKPRSEAHHIAMLKSLRDARTHKVFTAIVAMAPLNSARDPGYAIETAIEETEVRFDGGLTDELILAYVRTREGADKAGGYGMQGLGSILVEGIQGSADNVIGLPLKTTLRVIEKVLIKADDDERLGSDGEDEDEDEE; this is encoded by the coding sequence ATGTCAGAAAAGGAAGGACCCCTCCTATCTGGTACAAACCCCACCGAGCCTCCGCCCTCATACGAATCCACGACGCAGACACCAAAACGCctaccaccgccgccgccactCTCTCTACCGTTTCTCCAGACATTGCGCACGAGACGCGTTATCCTAGCctcgcaatctcctcgccgccgccaaataATTGCTTATCTAGGCCTCCCTCATGTCGAAGTCGTCCCATCCAACTTTGCCGAGGACCTTTCGCACGAACTGCAACCTATTGAATATGTGCTAGCTACAGCAACGCAAAAGGCACAAGATGTTTACGCGCGTGAGATCGTCAACGAGGAAAAGGGCGAGCCCGCGCTCATTCTCGCGGCTGACACAATTGTCGTGGAGCCGCAGTCTGGCGCAATTTTGGAGAAGCCACGCTCGGAGGCCCATCATATTGCCATGCTGAAAAGTCTGAGAGATGCGAGGACTCATAAAGTTTTCACAGCTATTGTGGCGATGGCGCCGCTGAACAGTGCGAGGGATCCGGGTTATGCGATTGAGACAGCGATTGAGGAGACGGAGGTGAGGTTTGATGGTGGGTTGACGGATGAGCTGATATTGGCGTATGTGAGGACGAGAGAGGGTGCTGATAAGGCTGGGGGCTATGGGATGCAGGGGTTGGGGAGCATATTGGTCGAGGGGATTCAGGGGAGTGCGGATAATGTTATTGGATTGCCGTTGAAGACGACATTGAGAGTTATAGAGAAGGTTCTGATCAAggcagacgatgatgagcgGTTGGGTTcggatggagaggacgaagacgaggatgaggagtaG
- a CDS encoding CybS family protein (transcript_id=CADANIAT00001761): MASLMRQSCLSAFRAPLATRNTVGVSQVVAFHASAKKQILPPLPQTIQGTMNDPAPIPKPHPSHGSYHWTFERLVAVGLIPLTIAPFAAGSLNPVTDAVLCSLLVLHSHVGFQASIIDYFPTRRVPKTSTLLNWLLRGFTLTTAVGLYELETNDVGLTETIKRVWKA, translated from the exons ATGGCTTCTCTCATGCGACAGTCTTGCCTCTCTGCCTTCCGGGCGCCGTTGGCGACTAGGAACACCGTTGGTGTCTCGCAGGTCGTGGCCTTCCACGCCTCCGCGAAGAAGCAGATTCTGCCCCCTTTGCCTC AGACCATCCAGGGAACAA TGAATGACCCAGCTCCCATTCCTAAACCCCACCCCTCGCACGGTAGCTACCATTGGACTTTCGAGAG ACTGGTCGCTGTTGGCCTGATCCCTCTCACTATTGCTCCTTTCGCTGCCGGATCCCTCAACCCCGTCACGGATGCTGTCCTCTGCTCGCTCCTTGTTCTGCACTCGCACGTTGGATTCCA GGCTTCTATTATCGACTACTTCCCCACGCGCCGTGTTCCTAAGACCTCCACATTGTTGAACTGGCTCCTGCGCGGCTTCACCCTTACTACAGCTGTCGGTCTGTACGAGCTCGAGACAAACGACGTCGGCCTGACGGAGACCATCAAGCGGGTTTGGAAGGCGTAA